Proteins found in one Toxotes jaculatrix isolate fToxJac2 chromosome 18, fToxJac2.pri, whole genome shotgun sequence genomic segment:
- the si:ch211-195b15.7 gene encoding synembryn-A, translating to MVPDVERIIENIIQGDQDTVQLLLDNYNTQYAECFFFNSEMQERKKQRHLEEFRKNKVRDYAPDSDADIDSDDDEPDLLLRQRLATALLCFITSQLQPAVLRVCLHTLRILSRDRRALGPMVTDNALFTLAQLGGVSLQQGGPQQQQQQEEKEEEEKAEDQSDTTHSRVHGGGAAASGCEDAADADAAPLPVFHHCYSWRGDGGHVVLARGKKDIRKENSEEEGKEEDGEVCRKEALKVLCNVIYNSPRAQERASALRLLQALWESLKQGIWSRVPSSGQFYKLRLLFLLTALRPELRLQLQQERGVSVLTAALEQCLAVRWGEGYEVLSDSTAPPVSKEVSQEVIEILKTLFNVTHTCHRQEPDEEEAALYRHLAAVLRHCLLLSCDGEDTLEELQGHTVNILSALPLACLDVLLSVRVDQASHKWEGVNMDCVHTLLLFMDRRLNRGQKLKEKLTPVLNLLTESSRVHRETRHYLRQKILPPLRDVGIRPEQDTSLRGQLVRLMTHVDTDVKHCAAELLFVLCKENVSRFVKYTGYGNAAGLLAARGLLNGRRNSVSSLCASQYSSDSDSDTEEYREARARINLVTGRVEAEQPDPMEGMTEEEKEEEACRLIGMINRLSRDQIIQPMGLTAEGRLVPLWGQRRDSTLEEEEDEEEEEEEEEEEEEEVDLMLEGRKDKQME from the exons ATGGTGCCAGATGTGGAGAGGATCATTGAGAACATCATCCAGGGAGACCAGGACACTGTTCAGCTCCTACTGGACAACTACAACACCCAG TATGCAGAGTGCTTCTTTTTTAACTCTGAGatgcaggagagaaaaaag CAACGACACCTGGAAGAG TTCAGGAAGAACAAAGTGAGGGACTATGCTCCTGATTCAGATGCCGACATTGACTCAGATGACGATGAACCTGACCTTCTTCTTCGGCAG CGTCTGGCCACAGCCCTGCTGTGCTTCATCACCAGTCAGCTGCAGCCGGCGGTTTTACGGGTTTGCCTGCACACGCTGCGCATCTTGTCCCGTGACCGGCGGGCCCTGGGGCCCATGGTCACCGATAACGCTCTTTTCACCTTGGCACAACTGGGAGGTGTCAGCTTACAGCAGGGaggtccacagcagcagcagcagcaggaggagaaggaggaggaggagaaggctgAAGATCagtcagacacaacacacagccGGGTccatggaggaggagcagcagcgaGTGGCTGCGAGGACGCTGCAGATGCTGATGCTGCACCTTTACCTGTTT TTCATCACTGCTACAGCTGGAGAGGCGACGGAGGTCATGTGGTGCTCGCCCGTGGGAAGAAAGACATCCGGAAAGAGAACagtgaggaggaagggaaggaggaggatggggaggTGTGTAGGAAGGAGGCCTTGAAGGTCCTGTGTAACGTCATCTACAACAGCCCCCGGGCACAGGAGAGGGCCAGCGCACTAAG ACTTCTGCAGGCTCTGTGGGAGAGTCTGAAGCAGGGCATCTGGAGCAGGGTGCCGTCCAGCGGCCAGTTTTACAAGCTGAGGCTGCTCTTCTTGCTCACAGCCCTGAGGCCTGAGCTCaggctgcagctacagcag GAGCGAGGAGTGTCAGTGCTCACTGCAGCCCTAGAACAGTGCCTGGCTGTGAGGTGGGGCGAGGGGTATGAGGTGCTCAGTGACAGCACAGCTCCGCCCGTCTCCAAGGAGGTGTCCCAGGAAGTCATCGAGATCCTCAAGACCCTCTTCAACGTCACTCACACGTGCCACAGGCAGGAGCCAGATGAG gaggaAGCTGCTCTGTATCGCCACCTAGCAGCTGTGCTGCGCCACTGCCTGCTGCTGTCGTGTGACGGAGAGGACACACTCGAAGAGCTACAAGG ACACACGGTGAACATCCTGTCAGCTCTGCCACTGGCGTGTCTGGACGTCCTGCTGTCTGTCCGCGTGGACCAGGCATCCCACAAGTGGGAGGGAGTCAACATGGACTGTGTCCACACGTTGCTGCTGTTCATGGACAGACGCCTGAACAGG GGTCAGAAGCTGAAGGAGAAACTCACACCTGTACTGAACCTGCTGACTGAGAGTTCTCGGGTTCACAGGGAGACACGTCACTACTTACGGCAAaag ATCCTGCCTCCACTGAGGGACGTTGGCATTCGACCTGAGCAGGACACCTCGCTGAGAGGACAGCTGGTCCGCCTGATGACCCACGTCGACACAGATGTGAAGCACTGTGCCGCTGAGCTTCTGTTCGTACTCTGCAAGGAGAACG TCAGCCGCTTTGTCAAATACACGGGTTACGGCAACGCAGCGGGGCTGCTGGCGGCGCGGGGGCTGCTGAACGGCAGGAGGAACTCGGTCAGCAGCTTGTGTGCCTCCCAGTACTCCagtgactcagactcagacacagaggagTACCGGGAGGCCAGGGCCAGGATCAACCTGGTGACCGGACGGGTGGAGGCGGAGCAGCCTGATCCGATGGAGGGcatgacagaggaagagaaggaggaggaggcctgtCGCCTCATAGGCATGATCAACAGACTGTCACG AGACCAGATCATTCAGCCCATGGGCCTGACAGCAGAGGGGAGACTAGTTCCGCTCTGGGGCCAGAGGAGGGACTCCAcactggaggaagaagaagatgaagaagaggaagaggaggaggaggaggaggaggaggaggaagtggatcTGATGCTCGAGGGgaggaaagacaaacagatggaaTAG